In one Silene latifolia isolate original U9 population chromosome 10, ASM4854445v1, whole genome shotgun sequence genomic region, the following are encoded:
- the LOC141606424 gene encoding E3 ubiquitin-protein ligase SINAT5-like — MDIDSIECVSSVDGLEEEEIRQHLDTRHNHQHHNSNRQFSTKPKSNVLGPTSVHELLECPVCTNSMYPPIHQCRNGHTLCSTCKTRVQNRCPTCRQELGDIRCLALEKVAESLELPCKYYNLGCPEIFPYYSKLKHEAVCNFRPYNCPYAGSECSVVGDIPFLVAHLRDDHKVDMHAGCTFNHRYVKSNPREVENATWMLTVFHCFGQYFCLHFEAFQLGMAPVYMAFLRFMGDENDARNYCYSLEVGGSGRKLIWEGTPRSIRDSHRKVRDSHDGLIIQRNMALFFSGGDRKELKLRVTGRIWKEQQNADAAPCMPNTGT, encoded by the exons ATGGACATTGATAGCATTGAGTGTGTATCTTCAGTTGATGGTCTGGAGGAAGAAGAGATCCGTCAGCACCTTGATACCCGCCACAACCACCAACATCATAACAGCAACCGCCAATTTTCGACAAAGCCGAAAAGTAATGTTTTGGGTCCCACTAGTGTCCATGAGTTGCTTGAATGTCCTGTTTGTACCAATTCTATGTATCCTCCTATTCATCAG TGCCGTAATGGACATACACTGTGCTCCACCTGTAAAACTAGGGTGCAAAACAGATGTCCGACTTGCAGGCAAGAGCTTGGTGATATTCGGTGCTTAGCCCTGGAAAAGGTGGCAGAGTCACTTGAACTACCCTGTAAATACTACAATTTGGGGTGCCCAGAGATATTTCCATATTACAGCAAACTAAAACATGAGGCAGTGTGCAATTTCAGACCTTACAATTGTCCTTATGCTGGATCAGAGTGCTCGGTTGTTGGTGATATCCCTTTCCTCGTTGCCCATCTCAGGGACGATCACAAGGTTGATATGCATGCTGGGTGTACATTCAATCATCGCTATGTCAAATCAAATCCCCGTGAAGTAGAAAATGCTACCTGGATGTTGACT GTCTTCCATTGTTTTGGCCAATACTTTTGTCTTCACTTCGAAGCCTTTCAACTCGGAATGGCGCCGGTATACATGGCATTCCTGCGCTTCATGGGCGACGAAAATGATGCCAGGAACTACTGTTACAGCCTCGAGGTTGGGGGAAGCGGGAGGAAACTCATATGGGAAGGCACCCCACGGAGTATTCGAGATAGCCATCGAAAGGTAAGGGATAGCCACGACGGTCTTATCATCCAACGCAACATGGCGCTTTTCTTCTCCGGTGGGGACCGCAAGGAGTTGAAGCTGAGGGTGACTGGTAGGATTTGGAAGGAGCAGCAGAACGCTGATGCTGCTCCTTGCATGCCTAATACTGgtacttaa